The proteins below are encoded in one region of Patescibacteria group bacterium:
- a CDS encoding type II secretion system GspH family protein — translation MKKGFTLVELMVVIVVISILATIGVVSFTRVQKQARDSKRKSELTAIQTALLAFFTERRAYPDGLSELVPDYISSVPAAPKGATGTNLDYTYVVDSTHFKYALCVDLETAGAGMMLKVDTHNTTGREMPDAPCEIDF, via the coding sequence ATGAAAAAGGGTTTTACCTTGGTTGAATTAATGGTGGTAATTGTGGTGATTTCGATTTTAGCCACAATCGGGGTTGTCTCCTTTACCCGGGTTCAGAAGCAGGCCCGGGACAGCAAGAGAAAATCGGAACTGACGGCAATCCAGACGGCCCTTCTGGCTTTTTTTACCGAAAGAAGAGCCTATCCCGACGGGCTTTCCGAACTTGTCCCGGATTATATTTCCAGTGTGCCGGCAGCGCCGAAAGGAGCGACAGGCACCAATCTTGACTACACCTATGTTGTTGACAGCACCCATTTCAAGTATGCCCTGTGCGTTGACCTGGAAACGGCCGGGGCCGGCATGATGCTGAAGGTCGACACCCATAACACTACGGGCCGGGAGATGCCCGACGCGCCCTGTGAAATCGATTTTTAG
- a CDS encoding prepilin-type N-terminal cleavage/methylation domain-containing protein, with protein MDKYRSYHSRAYTLIELLISLAIMAIIGVLAFYGIQDFNVNQAVSDAQHNFISDLRATQNQAALGADGVNFKTVWVNTGSPDQYTISYTVPLSNNLVSVTKILPTGVTVSAPNPANFTVCLANPKLTGYTTGQCGNCAVAGSEAFFACNNGTKVDSNYLDVTFSRGSVSKTVRIEGNGMDISRIYALD; from the coding sequence ATGGACAAATACCGTTCTTACCATTCTCGGGCTTACACCCTGATCGAACTGCTGATCTCTTTAGCCATCATGGCCATAATCGGGGTGCTGGCTTTTTACGGCATTCAAGATTTCAATGTTAACCAGGCGGTGTCCGATGCTCAGCATAACTTTATTTCTGATCTGCGGGCCACGCAAAACCAGGCGGCTCTCGGAGCAGACGGAGTCAATTTTAAGACGGTGTGGGTAAACACCGGTTCTCCGGATCAGTACACGATTTCTTATACCGTTCCTCTTTCAAATAATCTGGTTTCTGTAACTAAAATACTCCCGACCGGAGTCACGGTTTCGGCTCCCAATCCGGCAAATTTTACGGTTTGTTTGGCCAACCCCAAGCTGACCGGATATACCACCGGACAATGCGGCAACTGTGCCGTAGCTGGTTCAGAAGCGTTTTTTGCTTGCAACAACGGGACGAAAGTTGATAGTAACTATCTGGATGTGACCTTCTCCCGGGGCTCGGTTTCCAAAACTGTCCGCATCGAAGGCAATGGTATGGATATCAGCAGAATATATGCGCTCGACTAG
- a CDS encoding prepilin peptidase — protein MREIGEIGLIGIFGLIIGSFLNVLIWRLNDPKAPKFWQGRSICPQCKHQIAWFDNLPLLSYLLLRGRCRSCKKPISWQYPLVEFLTGIFFVLAWVLTPGLGILGKLGVLGIAAALEVIFFSDLIYGFIPDEMLLVIGILKLIENWKLKNENWGLDFLAGLIAMLLFYLIYKITKERGLGFGDVKFAFLMGFLLGWPKIAVGLWVAFVSGGLVAIILLALRRTKLSATMALGPFLVIGTFFAALWTNTVLTILGLTP, from the coding sequence ATGAGAGAAATAGGAGAAATTGGGTTGATTGGGATATTTGGATTAATCATCGGCAGTTTTCTCAATGTCCTAATCTGGCGGCTAAATGACCCGAAAGCGCCGAAATTTTGGCAGGGGCGAAGCATCTGTCCTCAGTGCAAACACCAGATCGCCTGGTTTGACAACCTTCCCCTGCTCTCCTATCTGCTGCTGCGAGGTCGTTGCCGCTCCTGCAAAAAGCCGATTAGTTGGCAATATCCCCTGGTCGAATTTTTGACAGGGATTTTTTTTGTTTTGGCGTGGGTTTTGACGCCCGGATTGGGGATATTGGGGAAATTGGGGGTGTTGGGTATCGCTGCAGCTCTGGAAGTAATTTTCTTTTCCGATTTAATTTATGGCTTTATCCCCGATGAAATGCTTTTGGTCATTGGAATTTTAAAATTGATTGAAAATTGGAAATTGAAAAATGAAAATTGGGGCTTAGATTTTCTAGCAGGATTAATTGCCATGCTATTGTTCTACCTAATTTATAAAATAACCAAAGAACGCGGCTTGGGTTTTGGGGATGTTAAATTTGCTTTTCTGATGGGCTTTCTACTCGGTTGGCCGAAAATTGCTGTGGGTTTGTGGGTGGCTTTTGTCTCTGGCGGTCTGGTGGCGATAATTTTATTGGCGTTGCGCCGGACAAAACTTTCTGCCACAATGGCTCTAGGGCCATTTTTGGTAATTGGCACTTTCTTTGCTGCCCTATGGACAAATACCGTTCTTACCATTCTCGGGCTTACACCCTGA
- a CDS encoding type II secretion system GspH family protein, producing MRSTRGMTLIETILALLVLAAVTSAVILLLTQIMALTTSARLRNTATAMAEQNLEKIRSFYQVNFWMNLANKGSSGGTCYIDTAGILNLDTGATCVTDCSSLGSNGFRQNVKLTTDSGLSRVQVDSSVWWQDKGACQHLTSTTYYFNY from the coding sequence ATGCGCTCGACTAGAGGCATGACCCTTATCGAAACCATCCTCGCCCTTTTAGTGCTGGCGGCCGTGACTTCGGCGGTAATCCTGCTTTTGACCCAGATTATGGCCCTAACCACTTCCGCCCGGCTGCGAAATACCGCTACAGCGATGGCGGAACAAAACCTGGAGAAAATCAGGAGCTTTTATCAGGTTAATTTTTGGATGAATCTGGCTAACAAAGGCTCTTCCGGCGGAACCTGCTATATTGATACTGCCGGAATTTTAAATTTAGACACCGGAGCGACTTGTGTGACGGATTGCAGCAGTTTGGGCAGCAACGGTTTTCGCCAAAATGTAAAGTTGACGACCGATTCTGGCCTTAGCCGGGTTCAGGTCGATTCGTCGGTCTGGTGGCAGGACAAGGGGGCTTGTCAGCACCTTACCTCCACGACTTATTATTTTAATTACTGA
- a CDS encoding type II secretion system GspH family protein: MKQRGFTLIELMVVISVIAILSTIALFGLNKAQASARDSSRQQIMNGIRTALERYYGDNQFYPGPGGVGYQWSGASDSPIDTLVTGKYLVIPPKDPCKNGTTIPSTGTMGASDCAPTAYAYTATQADGSACTTADKNCTKYTLTLTKEAGGTSIFVSPQ; this comes from the coding sequence ATGAAGCAAAGAGGTTTTACTTTAATTGAACTCATGGTAGTAATCTCGGTAATTGCGATTCTTTCGACGATTGCCCTGTTTGGTTTAAATAAAGCTCAGGCCAGTGCCAGGGATTCTTCCCGGCAACAGATTATGAATGGGATAAGAACTGCTCTGGAGAGATATTACGGTGACAACCAATTTTATCCGGGACCAGGGGGTGTCGGATATCAATGGAGCGGGGCCTCCGATAGCCCAATAGACACGCTGGTTACAGGAAAATACCTGGTAATCCCTCCGAAGGATCCTTGTAAAAACGGCACTACAATTCCGAGCACGGGAACGATGGGCGCTTCAGACTGCGCCCCGACAGCTTACGCCTATACAGCCACGCAGGCAGACGGAAGCGCGTGTACCACCGCGGATAAAAACTGCACTAAATATACTTTGACTTTAACAAAAGAGGCCGGAGGGACCAGCATATTTGTTAGTCCGCAATAA
- a CDS encoding type II secretion system GspH family protein: MIKLPNKSKKGFTLVELMIVITVIAILATIAVVSFTRVQKQARDTKRKAEVKSLQTALQAYYTEHQAYPISTTAITTEDVNTVLTGLSPDYMSSLPIAPLGSTGNYQKYTYITTDDGFRYAICVDLETAAVGQELWVVNTQNSAGEGIADAAGACVPK, from the coding sequence ATGATTAAACTGCCTAATAAAAGTAAAAAAGGTTTCACCCTGGTCGAGTTGATGATCGTTATCACGGTTATCGCCATTCTGGCAACGATTGCGGTAGTGTCTTTCACCCGGGTGCAGAAACAGGCGCGGGATACGAAGAGGAAGGCAGAAGTGAAGTCTCTTCAGACTGCCCTTCAAGCTTATTACACCGAGCATCAGGCCTACCCGATTTCAACGACGGCAATTACAACTGAGGACGTGAATACCGTGTTAACAGGACTATCTCCGGACTATATGTCGTCTTTGCCGATTGCTCCTTTGGGGTCAACGGGTAACTATCAAAAATACACTTACATCACGACCGATGACGGGTTTAGATACGCTATTTGTGTGGACCTAGAGACGGCGGCTGTCGGACAAGAACTTTGGGTTGTAAATACCCAAAATTCAGCCGGTGAAGGTATTGCTGACGCTGCTGGTGCTTGTGTACCCAAGTAA